In Thunnus thynnus chromosome 11, fThuThy2.1, whole genome shotgun sequence, the following proteins share a genomic window:
- the LOC137192582 gene encoding protein SIX6OS1 isoform X3 encodes MNDQFSLSKIDSFLFQLVLQTRELSQKKNEINQQITVCRADIAKRRSYIETVQTSIKKLEEEIRVKQSTGNHNKANAKREIYEERISRYRTIFQSHKDHYCQNPLAQKLLMLHAEKEEIEFRIKACDDQITMKQMELENLTGPAINSSSTETLPDSVSGQQPVTEPEEDLDPQTEDDNDSSIDISSLHLNQTKIWQNGDTTAVEANAEEVHDENKAQDALTCSNSPEKASNEQYMWSYQQPDEQSRPDEMQAEEQEQETGPGKQVLSTTFRLNLKSEKRSAISEVEEAVEEEMEERVAAEEEQAPSKEDNERLSAFCQSSSQEIQSSPATVKTVPLTSTFPFNISPGCSPHQGTSDTKSPAFLFALNSGPSTPGFSGFGFDMGSSQEEDSSFPFTSSFFSEKKMMESKSSGPDFLFDQPEQSEDFQFTFSSKSPQTTNRENTSDEFPFSFNF; translated from the exons ATGAACGACCAATTTTCACTCAGTAAAATCGACAGCTTCCTTTTTCAGCTTG ttCTTCAAACTCGTGAGCTTTCCCAAAAGAAGAATGAAATCAACCAACAAATTACAG TTTGCAGAGCTGACATTGCAAAGAGAAGGTCTTACATTGAAACAGTCCAAACAAGTATCAAGAAACTTGAGGAAGAAATCAGGGTGAAGCAGAGCACTGGCAACCACAATAAAGCAAATGCAAAAAG GGAAATCTACGAAGAGAGGATTTCAAGATACAGGACTATATTCCAGTCCCATAAAGATCATTATTGCCAAAATCCTCTTGCTCAGAAACTCCTCATGCTGCATGCCGAGAAAGAGGAGATCGAGTTTAGGATCAAGGCTTGTGATGatcaaataacaatgaaacaGATGGAGCTGGAAAATCTCACTG GTCCAGCAATCAATTCTTCTTCCACTGAGACACTCCCAGACAG TGTTTCTGGCCAGCAGCCTGTAACAGAACCAGAGGAAGATTTAGATCCTCAGACAGAGGATGACAATGACTCTTCCATTGACATCTCCTCTCTGCATCTCAACCAGACTAAG ATTTGGCAGAATGGTGATACTACAGCTGTAGAGGCAAATGCTGAAGAAGTTCATGATGAAAACAAGGCTCAGGATGCACTCACCTGTAGTAATTCCCCAGAAAAAGCAAGCAATGAGCAATACATGTGGTCATATCAACAGCCAGATG AGCAAAGTCGGCCAGATGAGATGCAAGCtgaggagcaggagcaggaaaCTGGACCAGGAAAGCAGGTCTTGTCAACTACATTCAGGCTGAACCTAAAAAGT GAAAAGCGGTCCGCTATATCAGAGGTAGAGGAAGCAgtagaggaagagatggaggaaagagtagctgcagaggaagagcaGGCACCAAGCAAAGAGGACAATGAGAGACTCAGTGCTTTTTGTCAGTCATCATCTCAAGAAATTCAGTCTTCCCCTGCAACAGTGAAAACTGTGCCTTTAACCTCAACATTCCCATTTAA CATTAGCCCTGGTTGTTCCCCTCATCAAGGGACCTCCGATACCAAATCTCCAGCTTTCCTGTTCGCTCTGAACTCTGGTCCTAGCACGCCGGGCTTCTCTGGATTTGGGTTTGATATGGGCTCTTcacaggaggag GACTCATCCTTCCCGTTCACCAGCTCTTTTTTCAGCGAGAAG AAAATGATGGAGTCAAAATCAAGCG GCcctgacttcctgtttgaccAACCAGAGCAGAGTGAAGACTTCCAGTTTACCTTTAGCTCCAAGAGCCCTCAGACCACCAACAGAGAAAACACCAGCGATGAGTTTCCATTTTCATTCAACTTTTGA
- the LOC137192582 gene encoding protein SIX6OS1 isoform X2, with product MNDQFSLSKIDSFLFQLVLQTRELSQKKNEINQQITVCRADIAKRRSYIETVQTSIKKLEEEIRVKQSTGNHNKANAKSMKATNSLLLQYEHTLKAELESAKASYNQDMEIYEERISRYRTIFQSHKDHYCQNPLAQKLLMLHAEKEEIEFRIKACDDQITMKQMELENLTGPAINSSSTETLPDSVSGQQPVTEPEEDLDPQTEDDNDSSIDISSLHLNQTKIWQNGDTTAVEANAEEVHDENKAQDALTCSNSPEKASNEQYMWSYQQPDEQSRPDEMQAEEQEQETGPGKQEKRSAISEVEEAVEEEMEERVAAEEEQAPSKEDNERLSAFCQSSSQEIQSSPATVKTVPLTSTFPFNISPGCSPHQGTSDTKSPAFLFALNSGPSTPGFSGFGFDMGSSQEEDSSFPFTSSFFSEKKMMESKSSGPDFLFDQPEQSEDFQFTFSSKSPQTTNRENTSDEFPFSFNF from the exons ATGAACGACCAATTTTCACTCAGTAAAATCGACAGCTTCCTTTTTCAGCTTG ttCTTCAAACTCGTGAGCTTTCCCAAAAGAAGAATGAAATCAACCAACAAATTACAG TTTGCAGAGCTGACATTGCAAAGAGAAGGTCTTACATTGAAACAGTCCAAACAAGTATCAAGAAACTTGAGGAAGAAATCAGGGTGAAGCAGAGCACTGGCAACCACAATAAAGCAAATGCAAAAAG CATGAAGGCGACTAACAGCCTGCTTCTTCAGTATGAACATACACTGAAAGCAGAACTGGAGAGCGCAAAAGCCAGCTACAACCAAGACAT GGAAATCTACGAAGAGAGGATTTCAAGATACAGGACTATATTCCAGTCCCATAAAGATCATTATTGCCAAAATCCTCTTGCTCAGAAACTCCTCATGCTGCATGCCGAGAAAGAGGAGATCGAGTTTAGGATCAAGGCTTGTGATGatcaaataacaatgaaacaGATGGAGCTGGAAAATCTCACTG GTCCAGCAATCAATTCTTCTTCCACTGAGACACTCCCAGACAG TGTTTCTGGCCAGCAGCCTGTAACAGAACCAGAGGAAGATTTAGATCCTCAGACAGAGGATGACAATGACTCTTCCATTGACATCTCCTCTCTGCATCTCAACCAGACTAAG ATTTGGCAGAATGGTGATACTACAGCTGTAGAGGCAAATGCTGAAGAAGTTCATGATGAAAACAAGGCTCAGGATGCACTCACCTGTAGTAATTCCCCAGAAAAAGCAAGCAATGAGCAATACATGTGGTCATATCAACAGCCAGATG AGCAAAGTCGGCCAGATGAGATGCAAGCtgaggagcaggagcaggaaaCTGGACCAGGAAAGCAG GAAAAGCGGTCCGCTATATCAGAGGTAGAGGAAGCAgtagaggaagagatggaggaaagagtagctgcagaggaagagcaGGCACCAAGCAAAGAGGACAATGAGAGACTCAGTGCTTTTTGTCAGTCATCATCTCAAGAAATTCAGTCTTCCCCTGCAACAGTGAAAACTGTGCCTTTAACCTCAACATTCCCATTTAA CATTAGCCCTGGTTGTTCCCCTCATCAAGGGACCTCCGATACCAAATCTCCAGCTTTCCTGTTCGCTCTGAACTCTGGTCCTAGCACGCCGGGCTTCTCTGGATTTGGGTTTGATATGGGCTCTTcacaggaggag GACTCATCCTTCCCGTTCACCAGCTCTTTTTTCAGCGAGAAG AAAATGATGGAGTCAAAATCAAGCG GCcctgacttcctgtttgaccAACCAGAGCAGAGTGAAGACTTCCAGTTTACCTTTAGCTCCAAGAGCCCTCAGACCACCAACAGAGAAAACACCAGCGATGAGTTTCCATTTTCATTCAACTTTTGA
- the LOC137192582 gene encoding protein SIX6OS1 isoform X1: protein MNDQFSLSKIDSFLFQLVLQTRELSQKKNEINQQITVCRADIAKRRSYIETVQTSIKKLEEEIRVKQSTGNHNKANAKSMKATNSLLLQYEHTLKAELESAKASYNQDMEIYEERISRYRTIFQSHKDHYCQNPLAQKLLMLHAEKEEIEFRIKACDDQITMKQMELENLTGPAINSSSTETLPDSVSGQQPVTEPEEDLDPQTEDDNDSSIDISSLHLNQTKIWQNGDTTAVEANAEEVHDENKAQDALTCSNSPEKASNEQYMWSYQQPDEQSRPDEMQAEEQEQETGPGKQVLSTTFRLNLKSEKRSAISEVEEAVEEEMEERVAAEEEQAPSKEDNERLSAFCQSSSQEIQSSPATVKTVPLTSTFPFNISPGCSPHQGTSDTKSPAFLFALNSGPSTPGFSGFGFDMGSSQEEDSSFPFTSSFFSEKKMMESKSSGPDFLFDQPEQSEDFQFTFSSKSPQTTNRENTSDEFPFSFNF from the exons ATGAACGACCAATTTTCACTCAGTAAAATCGACAGCTTCCTTTTTCAGCTTG ttCTTCAAACTCGTGAGCTTTCCCAAAAGAAGAATGAAATCAACCAACAAATTACAG TTTGCAGAGCTGACATTGCAAAGAGAAGGTCTTACATTGAAACAGTCCAAACAAGTATCAAGAAACTTGAGGAAGAAATCAGGGTGAAGCAGAGCACTGGCAACCACAATAAAGCAAATGCAAAAAG CATGAAGGCGACTAACAGCCTGCTTCTTCAGTATGAACATACACTGAAAGCAGAACTGGAGAGCGCAAAAGCCAGCTACAACCAAGACAT GGAAATCTACGAAGAGAGGATTTCAAGATACAGGACTATATTCCAGTCCCATAAAGATCATTATTGCCAAAATCCTCTTGCTCAGAAACTCCTCATGCTGCATGCCGAGAAAGAGGAGATCGAGTTTAGGATCAAGGCTTGTGATGatcaaataacaatgaaacaGATGGAGCTGGAAAATCTCACTG GTCCAGCAATCAATTCTTCTTCCACTGAGACACTCCCAGACAG TGTTTCTGGCCAGCAGCCTGTAACAGAACCAGAGGAAGATTTAGATCCTCAGACAGAGGATGACAATGACTCTTCCATTGACATCTCCTCTCTGCATCTCAACCAGACTAAG ATTTGGCAGAATGGTGATACTACAGCTGTAGAGGCAAATGCTGAAGAAGTTCATGATGAAAACAAGGCTCAGGATGCACTCACCTGTAGTAATTCCCCAGAAAAAGCAAGCAATGAGCAATACATGTGGTCATATCAACAGCCAGATG AGCAAAGTCGGCCAGATGAGATGCAAGCtgaggagcaggagcaggaaaCTGGACCAGGAAAGCAGGTCTTGTCAACTACATTCAGGCTGAACCTAAAAAGT GAAAAGCGGTCCGCTATATCAGAGGTAGAGGAAGCAgtagaggaagagatggaggaaagagtagctgcagaggaagagcaGGCACCAAGCAAAGAGGACAATGAGAGACTCAGTGCTTTTTGTCAGTCATCATCTCAAGAAATTCAGTCTTCCCCTGCAACAGTGAAAACTGTGCCTTTAACCTCAACATTCCCATTTAA CATTAGCCCTGGTTGTTCCCCTCATCAAGGGACCTCCGATACCAAATCTCCAGCTTTCCTGTTCGCTCTGAACTCTGGTCCTAGCACGCCGGGCTTCTCTGGATTTGGGTTTGATATGGGCTCTTcacaggaggag GACTCATCCTTCCCGTTCACCAGCTCTTTTTTCAGCGAGAAG AAAATGATGGAGTCAAAATCAAGCG GCcctgacttcctgtttgaccAACCAGAGCAGAGTGAAGACTTCCAGTTTACCTTTAGCTCCAAGAGCCCTCAGACCACCAACAGAGAAAACACCAGCGATGAGTTTCCATTTTCATTCAACTTTTGA